A region from the Citrobacter telavivensis genome encodes:
- the rplY gene encoding 50S ribosomal protein L25: MFTINAEVRKEQGKGASRRLRAANKFPAIIYGGKEAPIAIELDHDSIMNMQAKEGFYSDVLTIVVDGKEVKVKAQAVQRHAFKPKLTHIDFVRA; this comes from the coding sequence ATGTTTACTATCAACGCTGAAGTACGTAAAGAGCAGGGTAAGGGTGCGAGCCGCCGCCTGCGTGCCGCTAACAAGTTCCCGGCAATCATCTACGGTGGCAAAGAAGCCCCGATTGCTATCGAACTGGACCACGATTCCATCATGAACATGCAAGCTAAAGAAGGTTTTTATAGCGACGTTCTGACTATCGTTGTTGACGGTAAAGAAGTTAAAGTTAAAGCTCAGGCTGTACAGCGTCACGCGTTCAAGCCGAAGCTGACTCACATCGACTTCGTTCGCGCGTAA
- a CDS encoding DEAD/DEAH box helicase, translating into MIFTLRPYQQEAVDATLNHFRRHQTPAVIVLPTGAGKSLVIAELARVARGRVLVLAHVKELVAQNHAKYCALGLEADIFAAGLKRKESHGKVVFGSVQSVARNLDAFQSEFSLLIVDECHRIGDDEESQYQQILTHLSNANPHIRLLGLTATPFRLGKGWIYHFHYHGMVRGDDQALFRDCIYELPLRYMIKHGYLTPPERLDMPVVQYDFSRLQAQSNGLFSDVDLNRELKKQQRITPHIISQIVEFAQTRKGVMIFAATVEHAREIAGLLPKEDSALITGDTPGPERDALIDAFKAQGFRYLVNVSVLTTGFDAPHVDLIAILRPTESVSLYQQIVGRGLRLAPGKTDCLILDYAGNPHDLYSPEVGSPKGKSDNVPVQVFCPACGFANTFWGKTTADGTLIEHFGRRCQGWFEDDEGHREQCDFRFRFKNCPQCNAENDIAARRCRECDTILVDPDDMLKAALKLKDALVLRCSGMTLQHGHDEKGEWLKITYYDEDGADVSERFRLQTPAQRTAFEQLFIRPHTRTPGVPLRWITAADILAQQTLLRHPDFVVARMKGQYWQVREKVFDYEGRFRRAHELRG; encoded by the coding sequence ATGATTTTTACACTTCGCCCCTATCAGCAAGAAGCAGTGGATGCCACGCTCAACCATTTCCGCCGCCATCAAACGCCAGCGGTGATTGTCCTCCCCACCGGTGCCGGTAAAAGCCTGGTGATTGCCGAACTGGCGCGCGTCGCCAGAGGGCGTGTGCTGGTGCTGGCACATGTGAAAGAGCTGGTGGCGCAAAACCATGCCAAATACTGCGCGCTGGGACTGGAAGCCGATATTTTTGCGGCCGGACTCAAACGCAAAGAGAGCCACGGCAAAGTGGTGTTCGGCAGCGTTCAGTCCGTGGCCCGTAACCTGGACGCCTTCCAGAGCGAATTTTCGCTGCTAATTGTTGATGAGTGCCATCGCATCGGCGATGACGAAGAGAGCCAGTATCAGCAGATCCTTACTCATCTGAGCAATGCTAATCCCCATATTCGCCTGCTGGGGCTGACCGCCACCCCTTTTCGTCTGGGTAAAGGCTGGATCTATCATTTCCACTACCACGGTATGGTGCGCGGCGACGACCAGGCGCTGTTTCGCGACTGCATTTATGAACTGCCGCTGCGTTATATGATTAAGCACGGCTATCTCACACCGCCGGAACGACTTGATATGCCGGTGGTACAGTACGATTTCAGCCGCCTGCAGGCGCAGAGCAATGGTCTGTTTAGCGACGTCGATCTGAACCGGGAGCTGAAAAAGCAGCAGCGCATCACGCCGCACATCATCAGCCAGATTGTTGAATTTGCCCAGACCCGCAAAGGGGTGATGATATTTGCCGCCACCGTCGAACACGCCAGAGAGATAGCCGGATTGCTGCCCAAAGAGGATTCTGCGCTGATTACAGGCGACACCCCCGGCCCTGAACGCGACGCACTGATCGATGCGTTCAAAGCCCAGGGTTTTCGCTATCTGGTCAATGTCTCCGTCTTAACCACCGGCTTTGATGCCCCGCACGTCGATCTTATCGCCATCCTGCGCCCCACCGAGTCGGTCAGTCTGTACCAACAAATTGTGGGTCGCGGTCTGCGCCTCGCGCCGGGAAAGACGGACTGTTTGATTCTCGATTACGCCGGTAATCCACACGACCTCTATTCCCCGGAAGTGGGCAGCCCGAAAGGCAAAAGTGACAACGTGCCGGTACAGGTCTTTTGTCCGGCCTGCGGCTTCGCCAACACCTTCTGGGGCAAAACCACCGCTGACGGTACCCTGATAGAACATTTCGGACGCCGCTGTCAGGGCTGGTTTGAAGATGATGAGGGACACCGTGAGCAGTGCGATTTTCGCTTTCGCTTTAAAAATTGCCCACAGTGTAATGCCGAAAACGACATTGCCGCCCGTCGCTGCCGGGAATGCGATACGATCCTCGTCGATCCGGACGACATGCTGAAAGCGGCGCTGAAGCTGAAAGACGCGCTGGTGCTCCGCTGTAGCGGCATGACGTTGCAGCACGGTCATGACGAGAAAGGCGAATGGTTGAAAATCACCTACTACGACGAAGACGGCGCGGATGTCAGCGAACGTTTTCGCTTACAAACTCCAGCCCAGCGTACAGCGTTTGAACAACTGTTTATCCGCCCGCATACCCGCACGCCAGGCGTGCCGCTACGCTGGATCACGGCGGCGGATATCCTCGCGCAGCAGACGTTGTTACGTCATCCCGACTTTGTGGTGGCGCGAATGAAAGGTCAATACTGGCAAGTACGGGAAAAAGTGTTCGATTACGAGGGACGTTTCCGTCGGGCACATGAATTACGCGGTTAA
- the rsuA gene encoding 16S rRNA pseudouridine(516) synthase RsuA encodes MRLDKFIAQQLGVSRAIAGREIRGSRVTVDGEIIRNTAFKLLPEHDVEYDGNTLVQQNGPRYFMLNKPQGYVCSTDDPDHPTILYFLDEPVAHKLHAAGRLDIDTTGLVLMTDDGQWSHRITSPRHHCEKTYLVTLESPVTGDTAEQFAKGVQLHNEKDLTKPAVLEVITPTQVRLTISEGRYHQVKRMFAAVGNHVVGLHRERIGAIILDADLEPGEYRPLTDAEIASVV; translated from the coding sequence ATGCGACTTGATAAATTTATCGCTCAGCAACTCGGCGTCAGCCGCGCTATTGCCGGGCGTGAGATCCGCGGTAGCCGTGTTACCGTGGATGGTGAAATCATCCGAAATACCGCGTTCAAACTGTTGCCAGAACACGACGTAGAATATGATGGCAACACGCTGGTTCAGCAAAATGGCCCACGTTACTTTATGCTTAATAAACCCCAGGGTTACGTGTGCTCAACCGATGACCCGGATCATCCGACGATCCTTTACTTCCTGGATGAGCCGGTCGCGCATAAATTACACGCTGCGGGTCGCCTGGATATCGACACCACCGGTCTGGTGCTGATGACCGACGATGGGCAGTGGTCGCATCGTATCACTTCGCCACGCCATCACTGCGAGAAAACCTATCTGGTCACGCTGGAGTCGCCGGTAACCGGTGATACCGCAGAGCAGTTTGCGAAGGGCGTGCAACTCCATAATGAGAAAGATCTCACGAAGCCGGCTGTGCTTGAGGTTATTACTCCCACGCAGGTGCGTCTGACCATTAGCGAAGGGCGCTATCATCAGGTGAAACGGATGTTTGCCGCCGTGGGCAACCACGTCGTCGGGCTGCACCGCGAGCGGATCGGCGCCATTATCCTCGATGCTGACCTTGAACCGGGTGAGTATCGTCCATTGACTGACGCGGAAATTGCCAGCGTTGTCTAA
- a CDS encoding Bcr/CflA family multidrug efflux MFS transporter: MTTRQHSSFAIVFILGLLAMLMPLSIDMYLPALPVISEQFGVPAGSAQMTLSTYILGFAVGQLLYGPMADSLGRKPVILGGTLVFAAAAVACALAQTIDQLIVMRFFHGLAAAAASVVINALMRDMYPKEEFSRMMSFVMLVTTIAPLMAPIIGGWVLVWLSWHYIFWILAIAAVLASVMIATLIKETLPVEKRQPFHIRTTIGNFASLFRHKRVLSYMLASGFSFAGMFSFLSAGPFVYIEINHVSPQDFGYYFALNIVFLFIMTIFNSRFVRRIGALNMFRTGLWIQLAMAVWMVLSALFGVGFWALVLGVAVFVGCVSMISSNAMAVILDEFPHMAGTASSLAGTFRFGIGALVGALLSLATFNSAWPMIWSIAFCASCSILFYLYASRPKKR; this comes from the coding sequence GTGACCACCCGGCAGCACTCGTCTTTTGCCATTGTTTTTATCCTCGGTCTGCTGGCTATGCTGATGCCGCTGTCGATCGATATGTATCTTCCGGCGCTACCGGTGATCTCCGAGCAGTTTGGCGTGCCGGCGGGCAGTGCGCAGATGACGCTCAGCACCTATATCCTGGGCTTCGCCGTCGGGCAGTTGCTGTATGGTCCAATGGCGGATAGCCTCGGGCGAAAACCGGTGATCCTCGGCGGCACGCTGGTGTTCGCCGCGGCTGCTGTGGCCTGCGCGCTGGCGCAAACCATCGATCAACTGATTGTCATGCGATTCTTTCACGGCCTGGCGGCAGCCGCTGCCAGCGTGGTGATCAATGCGCTGATGCGCGATATGTATCCGAAAGAAGAGTTCTCCCGCATGATGTCATTCGTCATGCTGGTGACCACGATTGCGCCGCTGATGGCGCCGATTATCGGCGGCTGGGTGCTGGTATGGCTGAGCTGGCACTACATCTTCTGGATCCTGGCGATCGCAGCGGTGCTGGCCTCTGTCATGATCGCGACGCTCATTAAAGAGACGCTGCCGGTTGAAAAGCGCCAGCCGTTCCATATTCGCACGACGATAGGTAACTTCGCCTCGTTGTTTCGCCATAAGCGGGTGCTGAGCTATATGCTGGCCAGTGGCTTTAGCTTTGCCGGGATGTTCTCATTCCTTAGCGCCGGGCCTTTCGTGTATATCGAAATCAACCATGTATCACCGCAGGATTTTGGTTATTACTTCGCCCTGAACATCGTCTTCTTGTTCATTATGACGATTTTTAACAGTCGCTTTGTGCGGCGGATCGGTGCGCTGAACATGTTCCGTACCGGATTGTGGATCCAACTGGCGATGGCGGTGTGGATGGTGCTCAGCGCGCTGTTTGGCGTCGGTTTCTGGGCGCTGGTGCTGGGTGTGGCGGTCTTTGTCGGCTGCGTGTCGATGATCTCCTCCAATGCGATGGCGGTGATCCTCGATGAGTTCCCACATATGGCGGGAACGGCCTCGTCGCTGGCGGGTACCTTCCGCTTTGGCATTGGCGCGCTCGTCGGCGCATTGCTCTCTCTGGCGACGTTTAACTCGGCCTGGCCGATGATTTGGTCCATTGCTTTCTGTGCAAGTTGTTCAATTTTGTTCTATCTCTATGCGAGCCGCCCGAAAAAACGGTGA